A part of Capsicum annuum cultivar UCD-10X-F1 chromosome 6, UCD10Xv1.1, whole genome shotgun sequence genomic DNA contains:
- the LOC107873154 gene encoding importin subunit beta-1, with the protein MAMEVTQVLLNAQSVDSAVRKHAEETLKQFQEQNLPGFLLSLAGELASEEKPVDSRKLAGLILKNALDAKEQHRKHELVQRWLLLDMAVKTQIKTCLLQTLSSLAPDARSTASQVIAKVAGIELPQKQWPELIASLLSNQQLPAHVKQATLETVGYLCEEVSPDVVEQDQVNKILTAVVQGMNAEEGNNDVKLAATRALYNALGFAQANFNNDMERDFIMRVVCQSTLSPEVKIRQAAFECLVSISSTYYEKLSPYIQDIFSITAKAVREDEEPVALQAIEFWSTICDEEIDILEDYGGDFTADSDVPCYNFIKQALPALVPMLLETLLKQEEEQDQDEVAWNLAMAGGTCLGLVARTVGDDIVPLVMPFIEENITKPDWRQREAATYAFGSILEGPSPDKLTPIVNSALNFMLTALTKDANRHVKDTTAWTLGRIFEFLHGSTVEVPIITPGNCQQIVTVLLQSMKDAPNVAEKACGALYFLAQGYGDVVASSPLTPFFQEIVQSLLTVTHREDAGESRLRTAAYEALNEAVRCSPDETIPMVLQLVPIIMMELHQTLEMQKLSSDEREKQSELQGLLCGCLQVIIQKLGASEPTKCAFLQYADQIMSLFLRVFACRSATVHEEAMLAIGALAYATGPDFAKYMTEFYKYLEMGLQNFEEYQVCAVTVGVVGDLCRALEDKITPYCDGIMTQLLKDLSSNQLHRSVKPPIFSCFGDIALAIGENFEKYLIYAMPMLQSAAELSAHTSGGDDEMLDYTNLLRNGILEAYSGIFQGFKNSPKTQLLISYAPHILQFLDSIYMEKDMDDVVMKTAIGVLGDLADTLGSNAGSLIQQSVSSKDFLIECLSSDDHLIKESALWAQMAISRAISV; encoded by the exons ATGGCTATGGAAGTCACTCAGGTCCTTCTAAATGCACAATCAGTTGATTCAGCAGTGAGAAAACATGCAGAAGAAACATTGAAACAGTTTCAGGAGCAAAATCTTCCTGGTTTCCTGCTGTCTCTGGCAGGAGAGTTGGCTAGTGAGGAGAAGCCAGTTGATAGTCGTAAGTTGGCAGGTCTTATACTAAAAAATGCTTTGGATGCCAAGGAGCAACACAGGAAACATGAACTTGTCCAAAGATGGCTATTACTTGATATGGCTGTGAAGACCCAAATTAAAACATGCTTGCTACAGACCCTCTCTTCTCTGGCACCTGATGCTCGTTCAACTGCTTCACAAGTCATTGCCAAGGTTGCTGGCATTGAGCTGCCGCAGAAGCAGTGGCCTGAGTTGATAGCATCACTCTTGTCAAATCAGCAGCTCCCTGCCCATGTCAAGCAAGCTACTTTAGAGACAGTCGGGTATTTATGCGAAGAAGTTTCTCCTGATGTCGTAGAGCAGGATCAAGTAAATAAAATCCTTACAGCTGTAGTTCAAGGTATGAATGCTGAAGAAGGGAACAATGATGTGAAGCTTGCTGCTACCCGAGCATTATATAATGCACTTGGTTTTGCTCAGGCAAATTTCAACAATGATATGGAGCGCGACTTTATTATGAGAGTTGTCTGCCAGTCCACTCTGTCTCCTGAAGTCAAAATTCGGCAGGCTGCTTTTGAATGTTTAGTCTcgatttcatcaacatactatgagAAATTATCTCCTTATATTCAAGACATCTTTAGCATAACTGCAAAGGCTGTTAGAGAGGATGAGGAGCCTGTTGCTCTTCAAGCGATTGAATTTTGGAGCACGATCTGTGATGAGGAGATTGATATTTTAGAAGATTATGGGGGTGATTTTACTGCAGATTCCGATGTTCCTTGCTATAATTTCATCAAGCAGGCACTCCCTGCACTTGTCCCTATGTTATTGGAGACACTTCTTAAGCAAGAAGAAGAGCAGGATCAGGATGAAGTTGCTTGGAATCTTGCAATGGCTGGTGGCACTTGCCTTGGTTTGGTTGCAAGAACTGTAGGAGATGACATCGTCCCTCTTGTAATGCCATTCATTGAAGAGAACATCACAAAACCTGATTGGAGGCAAAGGGAGGCTGCCACTTATGCCTTTGGCTCGATTTTAGAAGGTCCTTCACCTGATAAGCTGACACCCATCGTTAATAGTGCGCTAAATTTCATGCTTACCGCATTGACAAAGGATGCCAATAGACATGTGAAGGACACTACAGCATGGACCCTTGGAAGAATATTTGAATTTCTTCATGGTTCAACAGTGGAGGTACCCATTATTACTCCAGGAAACTGCCAACAGATCGTTACAGTTCTACTTCAGAGCATGAAGGATGCTCCAAATGTTGCTGAAAAAGCTTGTGGTGCTCTCTATTTTCTTGCCCAAGGGTACGGGGATGTGGTTGCATCATCTCCCTTGACCCCTTTTTTCCAGGAAATTGTGCAATCCCTTCTCACTGTGACCCACAGAGAAGATGCTGGTGAGTCCCGACTTAGGACTGCTGCATATGAGGCACTTAATGAAGCTGTGAGGTGTTCACCTGATGAGACAATTCCCATGGTTTTGCAACTAGTTCCCATCATTATGATGGAGCTCCACCAGACTCTTGAGATGCAGAAGCTTTCATCTGATGAAAGAGAGAAGCAGAGCGAGTTGCAAGGTCTTTTGTGTGGGTGCTTACAGGTTATTATTCAGAAGTTAGGGGCCTCGGAGCCAACAAAGTGTGCTTTTTTGCAGTATGCTGATCAGATCATGAGCCTTTTCCTCAGGGTTTTTGCATGTAGAAGTGCTACTGTGCATGAGGAAGCTATGCTTGCCATTGGAGCACTTGCCTATGCAACTGGTCCTGACTTTGCCAAGTACATGACTGAATTTTACAAGTACCTGGAAATGGGTCTTCAGAATTTTGAGGAGTACCAAGTCTGTGCTGTCACTGTAGGTGTTGTGGGTGATTTATGCAGAGCTTTGGAGGATAAGATCACACCTTATTGTGATGGTATAATGACACAGCTTCTCAAGGACCTATCAAGTAACCAGCTACACCGTTCTGTGAAGCCACCAATATTTTCATGCTTTGGTGACATAGCCTTGGCGATAGGAGAGAATTTTGAGAAGTACTTGATATATGCCATGCCTATGCTCCAGAGTGCTGCAGAGCTTTCAGCACACACATCTGGTGGTGATGATGAGATGTTAGATTACACGAATCTTCTGAGAAATGGAATCTTGGAGGCTTATTCCGGCATATTTCAGGGCTTCAAGAACTCACCTAAGACTCAGCTTCTGATATCCTATGCACCTCATATCCTTCAATTCCTGGATAGTATTTATATGGAGAAAGACAT GGATGATGTGGTAATGAAGACAGCTATTGGAGTTCTGGGAGATTTAGCAGATACTCTGGGCAGTAATGCCGGTTCTCTGATTCAACAATCAGTATCGAGCAAAGACTTTTTGATTGAATGCTTGTCGTCAGATGACCATTTGATTAAGGAATCTGCTCTGTGGGCCCAGATGGCTATTAGCCGTGCCATTTCAGTTTAA